Within Paralichthys olivaceus isolate ysfri-2021 chromosome 19, ASM2471397v2, whole genome shotgun sequence, the genomic segment CTTCATTTACTTTATTGCATCACCAGCAAACTGAGGTAAATCCACAGGAAGGAAGAAGTGCTACACAGGAAGTAAACGCCACATTTCACTTTTTGCTGAGAAACGaagcagagaagagaaaagagaaagaggaacaaTGGATGAAATCAAAtggattaaaatgtctttacttCTGCTGCTGATTCCGTTTACAGGTAAGAATAAATCCACTTCTAAGATGTTCTCAGTTTGAATAATCAGAATGAATCCAGATagtttggtgtttgtttttaacacagTTCAGTGAAGAGGTTCACTCATGTTGTGGCAGACTTTCATCAGAGTGACAGACCAGAAGTAAAGGAAGGACCAGACGTAGAAAGTCCTCAGATCATCTCACACCTTGTTTAACGAGAAACTTTTGGGATTTTCTGATTTAAAGCCACAATAAATCTTGGTCTTGATGAAGAAACTGGTGATTGTCTCTTTTTATGACTTGGTTTGTGTTAGAActgggtttgtttgttctttcattGATTTACCTCCACTCAGGACGTTATATGTTCGTTGACTTTGTCTGTTAATTCGCgggaaacacaaaaactaccagatGGACGATCGTGAGACTTGGTGGACGGATGCGCTGGGtggtgcggatccaggatttttcactttctttaacgatGAAAAAAGTCTGGCACattcagaggactgatatttatgagtacTCTGATATTGTagttgtgtatatttgtgtactGGATCATTCCTCATATTTGGTTCTGCTGTGTATTGCTCACTGTCTAATTGTGGTTATTTCCTCTAATTTGAGTCTCTTGCTCCGTCTACTGTGATAAtgagctgatgatgtcacttcctcAGCCTCGTTCCTCCTTTACTTCTAGTTCGTCCCCTGATCAAAGCCAGTGTGCTGCAACATGTAGCTGCATCTTTACGCCTCTGCACCAACAACATtcaggaacaccttgaggggagttccttcaactgtggtacaaacattcagttcaacacaaggatgaactgatgagACGTAGGTCGTCCATCTCAAGtctgaatttcttcaaattttgaccagttCTCTCCTCGAATGAGAAacgaactgattagatttcggTGATCAAGGGTCAGAGTGACctcatgagtctggaaaaaaatacGTAGTCTGAAACTGGACTAGTTGGCTGAGGCCTTCAAATGCAGGGCGATAACTGTAGTTTATTGTTTTCAGGTTTATCTGCTCAGTCGTGCTCCATTCTTAATTTACAACATTACGTCTAAAATAATCCTCACTCTCATAAGTGTATGAAAATATCAGTCTTTCtcttagtttagtttaattggtcctgtctctctctcatttcctccacaGCACCAGCTGCCCAATATTCCTCCGTCATCgtcagagctggagctgaagtCATTTTGCCTTGTGAACCTGTGACAGAGGATCATGTTAACTGTGGAGCTACTATCTGGTTCTTCAGGGAATCAAAGTGGACTGGAGAAGTAAACCTGGTTCACGATGGGCAGCTCGACACATCTGTGATTTCCAAATCTAAAGCAGACAGAATACGTCTTGCTGCAAACTGTTCTCTGGTTATCAGGGAGGTCACAGTCGAGGATGCTCGTCTCTacctctgcagaaagtctgaccagacaaaacaaatacagacagaccatgtgttttatttgtctgttgtCACCAGTGAGTAAAAGAGTCTCTTCATAAAAACATTCTGATCATTCTGATGGAGATAGTTTCACTcatgttctctttctctcacaataTCTCCATCATCACCAGTGACTGAGCAGAAGAGAAGTGATGAGGTGACGTTGAACTGCTCTGTGTCGACATATAAAGCCTGCAGGGAAGTGAAGTGGCTGTTTATGAATAAAGATGTGGATGAAGACAACAAGGATCTGAACACATCACAGTCTGACTGCTCAGCCACTGTGAGCTTCTCAAAATCCAGTTTTGTTCACACGACAAAGGACGATAACTTATTCAAATGTAAAGTGAACGATGGACACAAAGAGGAAGAGTTtgccttcatccctccatcatcaggtgagaaaacacagaacaccATGAACTGCTCCTGATCCAATCAATTCATTTGTTCATACGTTTCTTTTTCTTAAGAAGGAAAGAACAAAGAGAAGACAACAACCCCAGGAGGTAGTGAATATTTGGTGCACCTCTCATtcatctctgtgctgctgatgttgatTGATTTAAAGACATGTTGAAAACGTGTAAAAACAGGATGTTGGACTGAGCAGAAAACTCAActcttgtctttctgttttccatGGGCTTTTGGATTATTCTCCACGTTAACATGATTTAACGTCACCACCAGTAAAACACATATTCTCTACCTTTGCAGGTGCAAAACTAACGCTCCCTGAGTTCAGTGCCACTTAATGTCCTTCTGCTGCCTCtagaaaacaaagcaacaaaaagagACAGCATTAATGTTAGCTATAGCTCAGAACGCCTATGTGAGCTTCTAAATCAGCTTTGTAATTTAAATGAAGTGCTGCGTCAAACAATGATATCTCGTACTGTGTGCTGATGCAGTGAGCAGTTGTGAATAAGACAAAGATAGTTACTGACCCTAAtgatattcaaatattcaactCTTGTTTCTcgtccttctttctcttcttgtcATCCAGGCATCTGCAGTTGAACATGTCCGGGCAAATTAGGCCGTGTACTCAACTTTGAAAAAGTTTAGAGTTGAAACTCACCATGTAGACAAGTTGGGCGAACTTAATATTTCTCTACAGTGAAGTGAACAcagaaatattcatttaaaagtgCTAAACACAAAAGTTAACACCTTGCTCTTCATATTAATTTTGTCCAACTTTGTACAATAAGTTGTCAACTGACTAAAACATGTTCATGTAACAAACTTAATTATTTATTCTGataatcatctttattttaagtGATTTACTAACCACATTCATCATTTCTTACAGTGTACGTAGTCTGAAACTGGACTAGTTGGCTGAGGCCTTCAAATGCAGGGCGATAACTGTAGTTTATTGTTTTCAGGTTTATCTGCTCAGTCGTGCTCCATTCTTAATTTACAAAGTTACGTCTAAAATAATCCTCACTCTCATAAGTGTATGAAAATATCAGACTTTCtcttagtttagtttaattggtcctgtctctctctcatttcctccacaGCACCAGCTGCCCAATATTCCTTCATCATCgtcagagctggagctgaagtCATTTTGCCTTGTGAACCTGTGACAGAGGATCATGTTAACTGTGGAGCTACTACCTGGTTCTTCAGGGAATCAGAGGAGACTAGAGACGTAAACCTGGTTCACTATGGGCAGCTCAACACATCTGTGATTTCCAAATCTAAAGCAGACAGAATACGTCTTGCTGCAAACTGTTCTCTGGTTATCAGGGAGGTCACAGTCGAGCATGCTGGGTTCTActtctgcagaaagtctgacCGGACAGGACAAATAGAGACAGaccatgtgttttatttgtctgttgtCACCAGTGAGTAAAAGAGTCTCTTCATAAAAACATTCTGATCATTCTGATGGAGATAGTTTCACTcatgttctctttctctcacaataTCTCCATCATCACCAGTGACTGAGCAGAAGAGAAGTGATGAGGTGACGTTGAGCTGCTCTGTGTCGACATATGAAGCCTGCAGGGAAGTGAAGTGGCTGTTTATGAATAAAGATG encodes:
- the LOC138405605 gene encoding uncharacterized protein isoform X32, with the protein product MDEIKWIKMSLLLLLIPFTAPAAQYSSVIVRAGAEVILPCEPVTEDHVNCGATIWFFRESKWTGEVNLVHDGQLDTSVISKSKADRIRLAANCSLVIREVTVEDARLYLCRKSDQTKQIQTDHVFYLSVVTMTEQKRSDEVTLNCSVSTYKACREVKWLFMNKDVDEDNKDLNTSQSDCSATVSFSKSSFVHTTKDDNLFKCKVNDGHKEEEFAFIPPSSAPAAQYSFIIVRAGAEVILPCEPVTEDHVNCGATTWFFRESEETRDVNLVHYGQLNTSVISKSKADRIRLAANCSLVIREVTVEHAGFYFCRKSDRTGQIETDHVFYLSVVTMTEQKRSDEVTLSCSVSTYEACREVKWLFMNKDVDEDNKDLKTSQSGCSATVSFSKSSLVHTTKDDNLFKCKVNDGHKEEEFAFIPPSSGKNKTAPGNKEKTTTPGDWWRYIRLAVGLATIVILVVIVVRWRRNKGNKTQTDENTIRGGDDVVTYSTSPGPSADPSLYANVTIRPVE
- the LOC138405605 gene encoding uncharacterized protein isoform X13; this encodes MDEIKWIKMSLLLLLIPFTAAQYSSVIVRAGAEVILPCEPVTEDHVNCGATIWFFRESKWTGEVNLVHDGQLDTSVISKSKADRIRLAANCSLVIREVTVEDARLYLCRKSDQTKQIQTDHVFYLSVVTMTEQKRSDEVTLNCSVSTYKACREVKWLFMNKDVDEDNKDLNTSQSDCSATVSFSKSSFVHTTKDDNLFKCKVNDGHKEEEFAFIPPSSAPAAQYSFIIVRAGAEVILPCEPVTEDHVNCGATTWFFRESEETRDVNLVHYGQLNTSVISKSKADRIRLAANCSLVIREVTVEHAGFYFCRKSDRTGQIETDHVFYLSVVTMTEQKRSDEVTLSCSVSTYEACREVKWLFMNKDVDEDNKDLKTSQSGCSATVSFSKSSLVHTTKDDNLFKCKVNDGHKEEEFAFIPPSSEGKNKTAPGNKEKTTTPGDWWRYIRLAVGLATIVILVVIVVRWRRNKDTQTDADENTTFSAEETKCFDEADSSLCEANSPFSVVSGNKTQTDENTIRGGDDVVTYSTSPGPSADPSLYANVTIRPVE
- the LOC138405605 gene encoding uncharacterized protein isoform X38; translation: MDEIKWIKMSLLLLLIPFTAPAAQYSSVIVRAGAEVILPCEPVTEDHVNCGATIWFFRESKWTGEVNLVHDGQLDTSVISKSKADRIRLAANCSLVIREVTVEDARLYLCRKSDQTKQIQTDHVFYLSVVTMTEQKRSDEVTLNCSVSTYKACREVKWLFMNKDVDEDNKDLNTSQSDCSATVSFSKSSFVHTTKDDNLFKCKVNDGHKEEEFAFIPPSSGKNKEKTTTPGAPAAQYSFIIVRAGAEVILPCEPVTEDHVNCGATTWFFRESEETRDVNLVHYGQLNTSVISKSKADRIRLAANCSLVIREVTVEHAGFYFCRKSDRTGQIETDHVFYLSVVTMTEQKRSDEVTLSCSVSTYEACREVKWLFMNKDVDEDNKDLKTSQSGCSATVSFSKSSLVHTTKDDNLFKCKVNDGHKEEEFAFIPPSSDWWRYIRLAVGLATIVILVVIVVRWRRNKGNKTQTDENTIRGGDDVVTYSTSPGPSADPSLYANVTIRPVE
- the LOC138405605 gene encoding uncharacterized protein isoform X30, with the protein product MDEIKWIKMSLLLLLIPFTAPAAQYSSVIVRAGAEVILPCEPVTEDHVNCGATIWFFRESKWTGEVNLVHDGQLDTSVISKSKADRIRLAANCSLVIREVTVEDARLYLCRKSDQTKQIQTDHVFYLSVVTMTEQKRSDEVTLNCSVSTYKACREVKWLFMNKDVDEDNKDLNTSQSDCSATVSFSKSSFVHTTKDDNLFKCKVNDGHKEEEFAFIPPSSAPAAQYSFIIVRAGAEVILPCEPVTEDHVNCGATTWFFRESEETRDVNLVHYGQLNTSVISKSKADRIRLAANCSLVIREVTVEHAGFYFCRKSDRTGQIETDHVFYLSVVTMTEQKRSDEVTLSCSVSTYEACREVKWLFMNKDVDEDNKDLKTSQSGCSATVSFSKSSLVHTTKDDNLFKCKVNDGHKEEEFAFIPPSSEGKNKTAPGNKEKTTTPGDWWRYIRLAVGLATIVILVVIVVRWRRNKGNKTQTDENTIRGGDDVVTYSTSPGPSADPSLYANVTIRPVE
- the LOC138405605 gene encoding uncharacterized protein isoform X5 encodes the protein MDEIKWIKMSLLLLLIPFTAPAAQYSSVIVRAGAEVILPCEPVTEDHVNCGATIWFFRESKWTGEVNLVHDGQLDTSVISKSKADRIRLAANCSLVIREVTVEDARLYLCRKSDQTKQIQTDHVFYLSVVTMTEQKRSDEVTLNCSVSTYKACREVKWLFMNKDVDEDNKDLNTSQSDCSATVSFSKSSFVHTTKDDNLFKCKVNDGHKEEEFAFIPPSSEGKNKEKTTTPGAAQYSFIIVRAGAEVILPCEPVTEDHVNCGATTWFFRESEETRDVNLVHYGQLNTSVISKSKADRIRLAANCSLVIREVTVEHAGFYFCRKSDRTGQIETDHVFYLSVVTMTEQKRSDEVTLSCSVSTYEACREVKWLFMNKDVDEDNKDLKTSQSGCSATVSFSKSSLVHTTKDDNLFKCKVNDGHKEEEFAFIPPSSEGKNKTAPGNKEKTTTPGDWWRYIRLAVGLATIVILVVIVVRWRRNKDTQTDADENTTFSAEETKCFDEADSSLCEANSPFSVVSGNKTQTDENTIRGGDDVVTYSTSPGPSADPSLYANVTIRPVE
- the LOC138405605 gene encoding uncharacterized protein isoform X24, with product MDEIKWIKMSLLLLLIPFTAPAAQYSSVIVRAGAEVILPCEPVTEDHVNCGATIWFFRESKWTGEVNLVHDGQLDTSVISKSKADRIRLAANCSLVIREVTVEDARLYLCRKSDQTKQIQTDHVFYLSVVTMTEQKRSDEVTLNCSVSTYKACREVKWLFMNKDVDEDNKDLNTSQSDCSATVSFSKSSFVHTTKDDNLFKCKVNDGHKEEEFAFIPPSSGKNKEKTTTPGAPAAQYSFIIVRAGAEVILPCEPVTEDHVNCGATTWFFRESEETRDVNLVHYGQLNTSVISKSKADRIRLAANCSLVIREVTVEHAGFYFCRKSDRTGQIETDHVFYLSVVTMTEQKRSDEVTLSCSVSTYEACREVKWLFMNKDVDEDNKDLKTSQSGCSATVSFSKSSLVHTTKDDNLFKCKVNDGHKEEEFAFIPPSSEGKNKTAPGNKEKTTTPGDWWRYIRLAVGLATIVILVVIVVRWRRNKGNKTQTDENTIRGGDDVVTYSTSPGPSADPSLYANVTIRPVE
- the LOC138405605 gene encoding uncharacterized protein isoform X37; this encodes MDEIKWIKMSLLLLLIPFTAPAAQYSSVIVRAGAEVILPCEPVTEDHVNCGATIWFFRESKWTGEVNLVHDGQLDTSVISKSKADRIRLAANCSLVIREVTVEDARLYLCRKSDQTKQIQTDHVFYLSVVTMTEQKRSDEVTLNCSVSTYKACREVKWLFMNKDVDEDNKDLNTSQSDCSATVSFSKSSFVHTTKDDNLFKCKVNDGHKEEEFAFIPPSSEGKNKEKTTTPGAPAAQYSFIIVRAGAEVILPCEPVTEDHVNCGATTWFFRESEETRDVNLVHYGQLNTSVISKSKADRIRLAANCSLVIREVTVEHAGFYFCRKSDRTGQIETDHVFYLSVVTMTEQKRSDEVTLSCSVSTYEACREVKWLFMNKDVDEDNKDLKTSQSGCSATVSFSKSSLVHTTKDDNLFKCKVNDGHKEEEFAFIPPSSDWWRYIRLAVGLATIVILVVIVVRWRRNKGNKTQTDENTIRGGDDVVTYSTSPGPSADPSLYANVTIRPVE
- the LOC138405605 gene encoding uncharacterized protein isoform X20 — encoded protein: MDEIKWIKMSLLLLLIPFTAPAAQYSSVIVRAGAEVILPCEPVTEDHVNCGATIWFFRESKWTGEVNLVHDGQLDTSVISKSKADRIRLAANCSLVIREVTVEDARLYLCRKSDQTKQIQTDHVFYLSVVTMTEQKRSDEVTLNCSVSTYKACREVKWLFMNKDVDEDNKDLNTSQSDCSATVSFSKSSFVHTTKDDNLFKCKVNDGHKEEEFAFIPPSSAPAAQYSFIIVRAGAEVILPCEPVTEDHVNCGATTWFFRESEETRDVNLVHYGQLNTSVISKSKADRIRLAANCSLVIREVTVEHAGFYFCRKSDRTGQIETDHVFYLSVVTMTEQKRSDEVTLSCSVSTYEACREVKWLFMNKDVDEDNKDLKTSQSGCSATVSFSKSSLVHTTKDDNLFKCKVNDGHKEEEFAFIPPSSDWWRYIRLAVGLATIVILVVIVVRWRRNKDTQTDADENTTFSAEETKCFDEADSSLCEANSPFSVVSGNKTQTDENTIRGGDDVVTYSTSPGPSADPSLYANVTIRPVE
- the LOC138405605 gene encoding uncharacterized protein isoform X10, encoding MDEIKWIKMSLLLLLIPFTAPAAQYSSVIVRAGAEVILPCEPVTEDHVNCGATIWFFRESKWTGEVNLVHDGQLDTSVISKSKADRIRLAANCSLVIREVTVEDARLYLCRKSDQTKQIQTDHVFYLSVVTMTEQKRSDEVTLNCSVSTYKACREVKWLFMNKDVDEDNKDLNTSQSDCSATVSFSKSSFVHTTKDDNLFKCKVNDGHKEEEFAFIPPSSAPAAQYSFIIVRAGAEVILPCEPVTEDHVNCGATTWFFRESEETRDVNLVHYGQLNTSVISKSKADRIRLAANCSLVIREVTVEHAGFYFCRKSDRTGQIETDHVFYLSVVTMTEQKRSDEVTLSCSVSTYEACREVKWLFMNKDVDEDNKDLKTSQSGCSATVSFSKSSLVHTTKDDNLFKCKVNDGHKEEEFAFIPPSSEGKNKTAPGNKEKTTTPGDWWRYIRLAVGLATIVILVVIVVRWRRNKDTQTDADENTTFSAEETKCFDEADSSLCEANSPFSVVSGNKTQTDENTIRGGDDVVTYSTSPGPSADPSLYANVTIRPVE
- the LOC138405605 gene encoding uncharacterized protein isoform X39 → MDEIKWIKMSLLLLLIPFTAPAAQYSSVIVRAGAEVILPCEPVTEDHVNCGATIWFFRESKWTGEVNLVHDGQLDTSVISKSKADRIRLAANCSLVIREVTVEDARLYLCRKSDQTKQIQTDHVFYLSVVTMTEQKRSDEVTLNCSVSTYKACREVKWLFMNKDVDEDNKDLNTSQSDCSATVSFSKSSFVHTTKDDNLFKCKVNDGHKEEEFAFIPPSSAPAAQYSFIIVRAGAEVILPCEPVTEDHVNCGATTWFFRESEETRDVNLVHYGQLNTSVISKSKADRIRLAANCSLVIREVTVEHAGFYFCRKSDRTGQIETDHVFYLSVVTMTEQKRSDEVTLSCSVSTYEACREVKWLFMNKDVDEDNKDLKTSQSGCSATVSFSKSSLVHTTKDDNLFKCKVNDGHKEEEFAFIPPSSGNKEKTTTPGDWWRYIRLAVGLATIVILVVIVVRWRRNKGNKTQTDENTIRGGDDVVTYSTSPGPSADPSLYANVTIRPVE
- the LOC138405605 gene encoding uncharacterized protein isoform X28; the encoded protein is MDEIKWIKMSLLLLLIPFTAPAAQYSSVIVRAGAEVILPCEPVTEDHVNCGATIWFFRESKWTGEVNLVHDGQLDTSVISKSKADRIRLAANCSLVIREVTVEDARLYLCRKSDQTKQIQTDHVFYLSVVTMTEQKRSDEVTLNCSVSTYKACREVKWLFMNKDVDEDNKDLNTSQSDCSATVSFSKSSFVHTTKDDNLFKCKVNDGHKEEEFAFIPPSSEGKNKEKTTTPGAAQYSFIIVRAGAEVILPCEPVTEDHVNCGATTWFFRESEETRDVNLVHYGQLNTSVISKSKADRIRLAANCSLVIREVTVEHAGFYFCRKSDRTGQIETDHVFYLSVVTMTEQKRSDEVTLSCSVSTYEACREVKWLFMNKDVDEDNKDLKTSQSGCSATVSFSKSSLVHTTKDDNLFKCKVNDGHKEEEFAFIPPSSGNKEKTTTPGDWWRYIRLAVGLATIVILVVIVVRWRRNKGNKTQTDENTIRGGDDVVTYSTSPGPSADPSLYANVTIRPVE
- the LOC138405605 gene encoding uncharacterized protein isoform X1, yielding MDEIKWIKMSLLLLLIPFTAPAAQYSSVIVRAGAEVILPCEPVTEDHVNCGATIWFFRESKWTGEVNLVHDGQLDTSVISKSKADRIRLAANCSLVIREVTVEDARLYLCRKSDQTKQIQTDHVFYLSVVTMTEQKRSDEVTLNCSVSTYKACREVKWLFMNKDVDEDNKDLNTSQSDCSATVSFSKSSFVHTTKDDNLFKCKVNDGHKEEEFAFIPPSSEGKNKEKTTTPGAPAAQYSFIIVRAGAEVILPCEPVTEDHVNCGATTWFFRESEETRDVNLVHYGQLNTSVISKSKADRIRLAANCSLVIREVTVEHAGFYFCRKSDRTGQIETDHVFYLSVVTMTEQKRSDEVTLSCSVSTYEACREVKWLFMNKDVDEDNKDLKTSQSGCSATVSFSKSSLVHTTKDDNLFKCKVNDGHKEEEFAFIPPSSEGKNKTAPGNKEKTTTPGDWWRYIRLAVGLATIVILVVIVVRWRRNKDTQTDADENTTFSAEETKCFDEADSSLCEANSPFSVVSGNKTQTDENTIRGGDDVVTYSTSPGPSADPSLYANVTIRPVE
- the LOC138405605 gene encoding uncharacterized protein isoform X41, with amino-acid sequence MDEIKWIKMSLLLLLIPFTAPAAQYSSVIVRAGAEVILPCEPVTEDHVNCGATIWFFRESKWTGEVNLVHDGQLDTSVISKSKADRIRLAANCSLVIREVTVEDARLYLCRKSDQTKQIQTDHVFYLSVVTMTEQKRSDEVTLNCSVSTYKACREVKWLFMNKDVDEDNKDLNTSQSDCSATVSFSKSSFVHTTKDDNLFKCKVNDGHKEEEFAFIPPSSGKNKEKTTTPGAAQYSFIIVRAGAEVILPCEPVTEDHVNCGATTWFFRESEETRDVNLVHYGQLNTSVISKSKADRIRLAANCSLVIREVTVEHAGFYFCRKSDRTGQIETDHVFYLSVVTMTEQKRSDEVTLSCSVSTYEACREVKWLFMNKDVDEDNKDLKTSQSGCSATVSFSKSSLVHTTKDDNLFKCKVNDGHKEEEFAFIPPSSDWWRYIRLAVGLATIVILVVIVVRWRRNKGNKTQTDENTIRGGDDVVTYSTSPGPSADPSLYANVTIRPVE
- the LOC138405605 gene encoding uncharacterized protein isoform X27, which encodes MDEIKWIKMSLLLLLIPFTAPAAQYSSVIVRAGAEVILPCEPVTEDHVNCGATIWFFRESKWTGEVNLVHDGQLDTSVISKSKADRIRLAANCSLVIREVTVEDARLYLCRKSDQTKQIQTDHVFYLSVVTMTEQKRSDEVTLNCSVSTYKACREVKWLFMNKDVDEDNKDLNTSQSDCSATVSFSKSSFVHTTKDDNLFKCKVNDGHKEEEFAFIPPSSGKNKEKTTTPGAPAAQYSFIIVRAGAEVILPCEPVTEDHVNCGATTWFFRESEETRDVNLVHYGQLNTSVISKSKADRIRLAANCSLVIREVTVEHAGFYFCRKSDRTGQIETDHVFYLSVVTMTEQKRSDEVTLSCSVSTYEACREVKWLFMNKDVDEDNKDLKTSQSGCSATVSFSKSSLVHTTKDDNLFKCKVNDGHKEEEFAFIPPSSGNKEKTTTPGDWWRYIRLAVGLATIVILVVIVVRWRRNKGNKTQTDENTIRGGDDVVTYSTSPGPSADPSLYANVTIRPVE
- the LOC138405605 gene encoding uncharacterized protein isoform X26; the encoded protein is MDEIKWIKMSLLLLLIPFTAPAAQYSSVIVRAGAEVILPCEPVTEDHVNCGATIWFFRESKWTGEVNLVHDGQLDTSVISKSKADRIRLAANCSLVIREVTVEDARLYLCRKSDQTKQIQTDHVFYLSVVTMTEQKRSDEVTLNCSVSTYKACREVKWLFMNKDVDEDNKDLNTSQSDCSATVSFSKSSFVHTTKDDNLFKCKVNDGHKEEEFAFIPPSSEGKNKEKTTTPGAAQYSFIIVRAGAEVILPCEPVTEDHVNCGATTWFFRESEETRDVNLVHYGQLNTSVISKSKADRIRLAANCSLVIREVTVEHAGFYFCRKSDRTGQIETDHVFYLSVVTMTEQKRSDEVTLSCSVSTYEACREVKWLFMNKDVDEDNKDLKTSQSGCSATVSFSKSSLVHTTKDDNLFKCKVNDGHKEEEFAFIPPSSEGKNKTAPGNKEKTTTPGDWWRYIRLAVGLATIVILVVIVVRWRRNKGNKTQTDENTIRGGDDVVTYSTSPGPSADPSLYANVTIRPVE
- the LOC138405605 gene encoding uncharacterized protein isoform X2; translated protein: MDEIKWIKMSLLLLLIPFTAPAAQYSSVIVRAGAEVILPCEPVTEDHVNCGATIWFFRESKWTGEVNLVHDGQLDTSVISKSKADRIRLAANCSLVIREVTVEDARLYLCRKSDQTKQIQTDHVFYLSVVTMTEQKRSDEVTLNCSVSTYKACREVKWLFMNKDVDEDNKDLNTSQSDCSATVSFSKSSFVHTTKDDNLFKCKVNDGHKEEEFAFIPPSSEGKNKEKTTTPGAPAAQYSFIIVRAGAEVILPCEPVTEDHVNCGATTWFFRESEETRDVNLVHYGQLNTSVISKSKADRIRLAANCSLVIREVTVEHAGFYFCRKSDRTGQIETDHVFYLSVVTMTEQKRSDEVTLSCSVSTYEACREVKWLFMNKDVDEDNKDLKTSQSGCSATVSFSKSSLVHTTKDDNLFKCKVNDGHKEEEFAFIPPSSGKNKTAPGNKEKTTTPGDWWRYIRLAVGLATIVILVVIVVRWRRNKDTQTDADENTTFSAEETKCFDEADSSLCEANSPFSVVSGNKTQTDENTIRGGDDVVTYSTSPGPSADPSLYANVTIRPVE
- the LOC138405605 gene encoding uncharacterized protein isoform X22, with translation MDEIKWIKMSLLLLLIPFTAPAAQYSSVIVRAGAEVILPCEPVTEDHVNCGATIWFFRESKWTGEVNLVHDGQLDTSVISKSKADRIRLAANCSLVIREVTVEDARLYLCRKSDQTKQIQTDHVFYLSVVTMTEQKRSDEVTLNCSVSTYKACREVKWLFMNKDVDEDNKDLNTSQSDCSATVSFSKSSFVHTTKDDNLFKCKVNDGHKEEEFAFIPPSSEGKNKEKTTTPGAPAAQYSFIIVRAGAEVILPCEPVTEDHVNCGATTWFFRESEETRDVNLVHYGQLNTSVISKSKADRIRLAANCSLVIREVTVEHAGFYFCRKSDRTGQIETDHVFYLSVVTMTEQKRSDEVTLSCSVSTYEACREVKWLFMNKDVDEDNKDLKTSQSGCSATVSFSKSSLVHTTKDDNLFKCKVNDGHKEEEFAFIPPSSEGKNKTAPGNKEKTTTPGDWWRYIRLAVGLATIVILVVIVVRWRRNKGNKTQTDENTIRGGDDVVTYSTSPGPSADPSLYANVTIRPVE
- the LOC138405605 gene encoding uncharacterized protein isoform X12, producing MDEIKWIKMSLLLLLIPFTAPAAQYSSVIVRAGAEVILPCEPVTEDHVNCGATIWFFRESKWTGEVNLVHDGQLDTSVISKSKADRIRLAANCSLVIREVTVEDARLYLCRKSDQTKQIQTDHVFYLSVVTMTEQKRSDEVTLNCSVSTYKACREVKWLFMNKDVDEDNKDLNTSQSDCSATVSFSKSSFVHTTKDDNLFKCKVNDGHKEEEFAFIPPSSAPAAQYSFIIVRAGAEVILPCEPVTEDHVNCGATTWFFRESEETRDVNLVHYGQLNTSVISKSKADRIRLAANCSLVIREVTVEHAGFYFCRKSDRTGQIETDHVFYLSVVTMTEQKRSDEVTLSCSVSTYEACREVKWLFMNKDVDEDNKDLKTSQSGCSATVSFSKSSLVHTTKDDNLFKCKVNDGHKEEEFAFIPPSSGKNKTAPGNKEKTTTPGDWWRYIRLAVGLATIVILVVIVVRWRRNKDTQTDADENTTFSAEETKCFDEADSSLCEANSPFSVVSGNKTQTDENTIRGGDDVVTYSTSPGPSADPSLYANVTIRPVE
- the LOC138405605 gene encoding uncharacterized protein isoform X46, whose product is MDEIKWIKMSLLLLLIPFTAAQYSSVIVRAGAEVILPCEPVTEDHVNCGATIWFFRESKWTGEVNLVHDGQLDTSVISKSKADRIRLAANCSLVIREVTVEDARLYLCRKSDQTKQIQTDHVFYLSVVTMTEQKRSDEVTLNCSVSTYKACREVKWLFMNKDVDEDNKDLNTSQSDCSATVSFSKSSFVHTTKDDNLFKCKVNDGHKEEEFAFIPPSSAAQYSFIIVRAGAEVILPCEPVTEDHVNCGATTWFFRESEETRDVNLVHYGQLNTSVISKSKADRIRLAANCSLVIREVTVEHAGFYFCRKSDRTGQIETDHVFYLSVVTMTEQKRSDEVTLSCSVSTYEACREVKWLFMNKDVDEDNKDLKTSQSGCSATVSFSKSSLVHTTKDDNLFKCKVNDGHKEEEFAFIPPSSDWWRYIRLAVGLATIVILVVIVVRWRRNKGNKTQTDENTIRGGDDVVTYSTSPGPSADPSLYANVTIRPVE